One segment of Comamonas thiooxydans DNA contains the following:
- a CDS encoding rhomboid family intramembrane serine protease — protein MFIAIPLENKPSWRSPPWMTVLLIIINCVIFWGWQAPEEQAVEKAARQYAQTALPTLELPPFLAYLEEQSAQGSKRFDQKTLQAVRKLYQHKAYAQLYALLWQEKKFRQRLLDGQIITASHPRHAQWQAARAAFTPHEPRGSFTERWSISYESGAGWQPLQAFTSIFLHGSTSHLLGNMVFLFLFGFTLELALGAFTYLAFYVIGGIGASLFALLFYAGMGGYGLGASGAISALMAMYAVMYRMRRIRFFYMLLFYFNYARWPALIMLPVWMGVELVQHLLGGKQVAYMAHFGGLLTGALLMWSYMRLQTVSAPVNEEEQALAAARPLAEAVARAQRHTDALEFDRAAPAWREAARLAPSDPAILRAWFESSRHQPASEDFHAAARRIFKLPATTDAERQLQLVSYRSYQQRAQPGMRMSADTMHGLVRSFVRLGALPEAEKLCRSLHKLADHPQWPASLLLLVNGMAQAGRVQEAKAWLPVLQQSAPEEALTRWLAQQR, from the coding sequence ATGTTTATTGCGATTCCTCTTGAGAACAAGCCTTCCTGGCGCTCCCCGCCCTGGATGACGGTGCTGCTCATCATCATCAACTGCGTGATCTTCTGGGGCTGGCAGGCGCCCGAGGAACAGGCCGTGGAAAAAGCGGCCCGGCAATATGCCCAGACCGCTTTGCCGACGCTGGAGCTGCCACCGTTCCTGGCCTATCTGGAGGAGCAGTCCGCCCAGGGCAGCAAGCGCTTCGACCAGAAAACGCTGCAGGCTGTGCGCAAGCTCTATCAGCACAAGGCCTATGCCCAGCTCTATGCGCTGCTGTGGCAGGAGAAGAAATTCCGCCAGCGCCTGCTGGACGGCCAGATCATCACTGCCAGCCACCCGCGCCATGCGCAATGGCAAGCTGCACGTGCCGCCTTCACGCCCCATGAGCCGCGCGGCAGCTTTACCGAGCGCTGGTCCATAAGCTATGAGAGCGGCGCCGGCTGGCAGCCTCTGCAGGCCTTCACCTCCATCTTCCTGCACGGCAGCACCAGCCATCTGCTGGGCAATATGGTGTTTCTGTTCCTGTTCGGCTTCACCCTGGAGCTGGCTTTGGGAGCCTTCACCTATCTGGCCTTTTACGTGATCGGCGGCATCGGCGCCTCGCTGTTCGCGCTGCTGTTCTATGCCGGCATGGGCGGTTACGGCCTGGGAGCATCGGGTGCGATTTCGGCCCTCATGGCCATGTATGCGGTGATGTACCGCATGCGCCGCATCCGCTTCTTCTACATGCTGCTGTTCTACTTCAACTACGCGCGCTGGCCGGCCCTGATCATGCTGCCGGTCTGGATGGGCGTGGAGCTGGTCCAGCATCTGCTGGGTGGCAAGCAGGTGGCCTATATGGCGCACTTTGGCGGTCTGCTGACGGGTGCCCTGCTGATGTGGAGCTATATGCGTCTGCAGACCGTCTCGGCGCCGGTCAACGAAGAAGAGCAGGCACTGGCCGCCGCCCGGCCGCTGGCCGAAGCCGTGGCCCGTGCCCAGCGCCATACCGATGCACTGGAATTTGACCGCGCCGCTCCGGCCTGGCGCGAAGCGGCGCGCCTGGCCCCCTCGGACCCGGCCATTCTGCGGGCCTGGTTTGAAAGCTCGCGCCATCAGCCCGCCAGCGAGGACTTCCATGCTGCGGCGCGACGCATCTTCAAGCTGCCGGCCACCACGGACGCCGAACGCCAGCTGCAACTGGTCAGCTACCGCAGCTATCAGCAGCGCGCACAGCCCGGCATGCGCATGAGCGCGGACACCATGCACGGCCTGGTGCGCAGCTTCGTGCGCCTGGGCGCCCTGCCCGAAGCCGAAAAGCTATGCCGCTCCCTGCACAAGCTGGCGGACCATCCCCAATGGCCGGCAAGCTTGCTGCTGCTGGTCAACGGCATGGCCCAGGCCGGACGCGTTCAGGAAGCCAAAGCCTGGCTGCCTGTGCTGCAGCAATCGGCGCCTGAAGAAGCTCTCACGCGTTGGCTGGCACAACAGCGCTAA
- a CDS encoding OsmC family protein — translation MIHSAHAQSSPTPYRITLTDAQGHVWHADEPVNDGGADTAPNPMQLMLSALGACTAITLHMYAGRKQWPLSHVDVDLQLNPEGKPADANQITRSITLHGELDDEQRQRLLQIANACPVHKLLEGKVSIPTALTEAAQV, via the coding sequence ATGATTCACAGCGCACACGCACAAAGCAGCCCCACCCCGTACCGCATCACTCTGACCGATGCCCAAGGCCATGTCTGGCATGCCGATGAACCCGTGAATGATGGCGGTGCCGACACTGCACCCAACCCCATGCAGCTCATGCTCTCGGCCCTGGGAGCCTGCACGGCCATCACCCTGCATATGTACGCGGGTCGCAAGCAGTGGCCGCTAAGCCATGTCGATGTGGATCTGCAGCTCAACCCCGAAGGCAAGCCTGCGGACGCCAATCAGATCACGCGCAGCATCACCCTGCATGGCGAACTGGATGACGAGCAGCGCCAGCGCCTGCTGCAGATTGCCAATGCCTGCCCCGTGCACAAGCTGCTGGAAGGCAAGGTTTCCATCCCCACCGCCTTGACCGAAGCCGCACAGGTATGA
- a CDS encoding pirin family protein, producing the protein MSESKNLQRLPTRIADVGGIPIHRAIPQAALRKVGAWCFLDHAGPAVPPPPGMQVGPHPHIGLQTFTWMIEGEVLHRDSLGSEQIIRPGQVNLMTAGHGIAHSEEAQTLGVHAAQLWIALPDSHRHIAPRFQHYPDLPRTEIGDFAVTVLAGEALGLTAPAEVHSPLMGVDLLACGTAGQACATMPLRTDFEHAVMSLSGEVKVEGQVLPSQELIYLPVGTQEVQLECTPGSRLIIIGGEPMDEAILLWWNFVARTTEEMQQAQKQWEAEAATDAELVNGQPRRFGKPVASPLKSLHSPSLAGVSLRASR; encoded by the coding sequence ATGAGTGAATCAAAGAACTTACAACGTCTGCCCACCCGCATAGCCGATGTCGGCGGCATCCCCATCCACCGAGCCATTCCTCAGGCCGCGCTGCGCAAAGTAGGGGCCTGGTGCTTCCTCGACCACGCCGGCCCGGCCGTCCCCCCTCCACCCGGCATGCAGGTCGGGCCCCATCCTCACATCGGCCTGCAGACTTTCACCTGGATGATCGAGGGTGAGGTACTGCATCGCGACAGCCTGGGCAGCGAGCAGATCATCCGCCCCGGCCAGGTCAATCTGATGACGGCCGGCCACGGCATTGCCCACTCCGAAGAGGCCCAGACACTGGGCGTGCATGCAGCCCAGTTGTGGATTGCCTTGCCCGACAGCCATCGCCATATCGCGCCCCGCTTCCAGCATTACCCCGACCTGCCCAGGACCGAGATCGGCGACTTTGCAGTGACCGTGCTGGCCGGTGAAGCCCTGGGTCTGACGGCCCCCGCAGAAGTCCACTCCCCGCTGATGGGCGTGGACCTTCTGGCCTGCGGCACGGCCGGCCAAGCGTGCGCCACCATGCCGCTGCGCACCGACTTCGAGCATGCGGTGATGAGCCTGTCAGGCGAGGTGAAGGTTGAAGGCCAGGTGCTGCCCTCGCAGGAGCTGATCTATCTGCCCGTGGGCACGCAGGAAGTGCAGCTGGAATGCACGCCCGGCAGCCGCCTCATCATCATCGGGGGCGAACCCATGGATGAAGCCATCTTGCTGTGGTGGAACTTTGTGGCCCGCACCACCGAAGAGATGCAACAGGCCCAGAAACAGTGGGAGGCAGAGGCGGCCACCGATGCGGAACTCGTCAACGGCCAGCCACGCCGTTTTGGCAAGCCTGTGGCTTCGCCTCTGAAGTCGTTGCACTCTCCCTCACTGGCTGGCGTCAGCCTGCGCGCCTCCAGATAA
- a CDS encoding aspartate ammonia-lyase, protein MRQEHDFIGIKTIPPDAYWGVHSARAVENFPITGHSVAHMPELIRAFAFVKKAAAQANLQFGAINLKQATAISQACDDLISGQLHEQFVVDVIQGGAGTSTNMNANEVIANRALEHLGLPKGTYDVIHPNDHVNASQSTNDSYPTAVKLATYAGIQKLLIALAALRSAFEAKAGEFAHILKIGRTQLQDAVPMTLGQEFSAFAAMIADDEKRLRESAYLMTEVNMGGTAIGTGINAPVGYTDAVIKALAEISGVPVVRAADLIAATGDTGAFADISGILKRIAVKLSKISNDLRLLSSGPQAGVADIKLPARQAGSSIMPGKVNPVIPEVMNQVCFEVIGNDAAITMAVEAGQLQLNAFEPLMAWALHKSLSHLSSACKTLQVNCVEGIVANEALLDSRIAESVTLVTALNPLIGYEKAAKIAKTAIANGKQIAVVAEELGIMSRTEMNKLLVADKLTQAGALTAA, encoded by the coding sequence ATGCGTCAAGAACATGACTTCATTGGCATCAAAACCATCCCTCCCGACGCGTATTGGGGTGTTCATTCCGCACGCGCAGTGGAGAACTTCCCCATCACCGGTCACTCGGTCGCGCACATGCCCGAGCTGATCCGCGCGTTTGCCTTTGTCAAAAAGGCAGCGGCCCAGGCCAATCTGCAGTTTGGCGCCATCAATCTCAAACAAGCCACCGCCATCTCCCAAGCCTGCGATGATCTGATTTCCGGCCAGCTGCATGAGCAGTTTGTGGTCGATGTGATCCAGGGCGGCGCTGGCACCTCCACGAATATGAACGCCAATGAGGTGATCGCCAACCGTGCACTCGAGCACCTGGGATTACCCAAAGGCACGTACGACGTGATCCACCCCAATGATCATGTCAATGCTTCGCAGTCCACCAACGACTCCTACCCCACAGCCGTCAAGCTTGCCACCTACGCTGGCATCCAGAAGCTGCTAATCGCCCTGGCCGCGTTGCGCTCTGCTTTCGAAGCCAAGGCCGGCGAATTCGCCCATATCCTGAAAATCGGCCGCACACAATTACAAGATGCCGTGCCCATGACTTTGGGTCAGGAGTTTTCCGCTTTTGCAGCCATGATCGCCGACGATGAAAAGCGTCTGCGCGAGTCTGCCTATCTGATGACCGAAGTGAACATGGGTGGCACTGCCATCGGCACCGGCATCAATGCTCCCGTGGGTTACACCGATGCCGTGATCAAGGCACTGGCGGAAATCTCGGGCGTGCCCGTGGTCAGGGCGGCAGACCTGATCGCCGCCACCGGCGACACCGGCGCCTTTGCCGACATTTCCGGCATCTTGAAGCGTATTGCCGTCAAGCTGTCCAAGATCAGCAACGACCTGCGCCTGCTCTCTTCCGGCCCTCAGGCGGGTGTGGCAGACATCAAGCTGCCGGCGCGCCAGGCCGGCTCGTCCATCATGCCCGGCAAGGTGAATCCCGTGATTCCCGAGGTCATGAACCAGGTCTGCTTTGAAGTGATAGGCAACGATGCCGCCATCACCATGGCCGTGGAAGCCGGCCAGTTGCAGCTCAACGCCTTCGAGCCGCTGATGGCCTGGGCTCTGCACAAAAGCCTGAGCCACCTGAGCAGCGCCTGCAAGACGCTGCAAGTCAACTGCGTGGAAGGCATTGTGGCCAATGAAGCGCTGCTGGATTCCCGCATTGCCGAGTCGGTGACGCTGGTGACGGCGCTGAACCCTCTGATCGGCTACGAAAAGGCCGCCAAAATTGCCAAGACCGCCATTGCCAACGGCAAGCAGATTGCCGTGGTGGCGGAAGAACTGGGCATCATGAGCCGGACCGAAATGAACAAGCTGCTGGTCGCCGACAAGCTGACCCAGGCCGGCGCATTGACCGCCGCATAA
- a CDS encoding HPF/RaiA family ribosome-associated protein — protein sequence MQVQVHADDSIQGGESLAQWAQEEINAKLARLKEYVVRVEVFLTGVDALKTTGGPGKRCVLETRATGRPPIAVNAEAEKVKEAFSAAIEKLKRAVETDLGKLKDKNLRESVRGVDDPSDENAAVA from the coding sequence ATGCAAGTACAGGTTCATGCCGACGATTCCATCCAGGGTGGAGAGTCTCTGGCTCAATGGGCGCAGGAGGAGATCAATGCCAAGCTGGCCCGCCTGAAGGAGTATGTGGTGCGTGTGGAGGTCTTCCTCACGGGCGTTGATGCCCTCAAGACCACGGGCGGCCCAGGCAAACGCTGTGTGCTCGAGACCCGGGCCACAGGTCGCCCCCCCATTGCAGTGAATGCGGAAGCCGAAAAGGTCAAGGAGGCCTTCAGCGCAGCGATCGAAAAGCTCAAACGCGCGGTGGAGACCGATCTTGGCAAGCTCAAGGACAAAAATCTGCGTGAAAGCGTACGCGGCGTGGATGACCCCAGTGACGAGAATGCCGCAGTGGCTTGA
- a CDS encoding biopolymer transporter ExbD — protein MAFGRMSRRQGAETPINTINVTPLVDVMLVLVVIFILAAPMLAATLRVQLPKAQTAVQQTSVSKSDALMVEVSPAGEIWIQGAVADDAAVQQQLEELGRRNPQAEVQLRADTSVPYGRVVQVMGWAHAAGLTRIGFVAEPESKAGIN, from the coding sequence ATGGCATTCGGTCGCATGAGCCGCCGTCAGGGGGCGGAAACCCCGATCAACACCATCAATGTCACGCCGCTGGTGGATGTGATGCTGGTGCTGGTGGTGATCTTCATTCTGGCTGCTCCCATGCTGGCTGCCACCTTGCGCGTGCAACTGCCCAAGGCGCAAACAGCAGTGCAGCAGACTTCCGTGAGCAAGAGCGATGCCTTGATGGTGGAGGTCAGCCCTGCCGGCGAAATCTGGATTCAGGGGGCCGTGGCGGACGATGCGGCAGTGCAGCAACAACTTGAAGAGCTGGGGCGGCGCAATCCTCAGGCCGAGGTGCAGTTGCGTGCCGACACCAGCGTGCCCTATGGTCGCGTGGTACAGGTCATGGGCTGGGCCCACGCAGCAGGCCTGACGCGCATCGGCTTTGTCGCGGAGCCTGAATCGAAGGCTGGCATTAACTGA
- a CDS encoding MotA/TolQ/ExbB proton channel family protein, whose product MSAGMWQWLAEGDAVTWATAALMLLMSVLSWVVILYKLWFMAVARRSVPQAVAAFWQMPDLVQAMAQVKALDRPGLVQAMADAVAQGGMAAQGSLAQRAAQGQRLLRSLREALGQASTQLQWGQTLLATIGATAPFVGLLGTVWGIHHALGTLAGSGQVDIAQLAGPVGEALVMTAAGLAVALPAVLAYNLLGRSASQLEAVLEGFAHDLHAQFGVDAS is encoded by the coding sequence ATGTCTGCAGGAATGTGGCAATGGCTGGCAGAGGGCGATGCGGTCACATGGGCGACGGCGGCCTTGATGCTGCTGATGTCCGTGCTCAGCTGGGTGGTCATCCTCTACAAGCTCTGGTTTATGGCCGTAGCGCGCCGAAGCGTGCCGCAGGCCGTGGCTGCGTTCTGGCAGATGCCCGATCTGGTCCAGGCTATGGCGCAGGTCAAGGCGCTGGATAGACCGGGGCTGGTACAGGCCATGGCCGATGCCGTGGCGCAGGGCGGAATGGCTGCGCAAGGCTCTCTGGCGCAACGCGCGGCGCAGGGGCAGCGGTTGTTGCGCAGCCTGCGTGAGGCTCTGGGCCAGGCATCGACCCAATTGCAATGGGGTCAGACCCTGCTCGCCACCATTGGTGCAACGGCACCGTTTGTGGGCCTGTTGGGGACGGTCTGGGGCATTCACCATGCACTGGGAACGCTGGCGGGCAGCGGTCAGGTCGATATCGCTCAGCTTGCCGGGCCTGTGGGCGAAGCCCTGGTCATGACGGCCGCCGGTCTGGCTGTCGCTTTGCCTGCCGTGCTGGCCTATAACCTGCTCGGGCGCTCGGCCAGCCAGCTAGAGGCTGTGCTGGAGGGGTTTGCCCATGATCTGCATGCCCAGTTCGGAGTGGATGCTTCATAA
- the dapB gene encoding 4-hydroxy-tetrahydrodipicolinate reductase: MTASTTHSSTPQRVAVAGASGRMGHMLIEAILNSSDCVLAAALDRADSPAIGTDPSAFLGKPSGLKIESDVREALSKADCLIDFTRPEGTMEHLAVAADLGVGVVIGTTGFSDEQKTQIAEFAQKTSIVFAPNMSVGVNVTFKLLEMAAKALQQGGYDIEIVEAHHKHKVDAPSGTALKMGEVIAEAQGTKLADRAVYERFGHTGERKADTIGFATVRGGDIVGDHTVLFAGTGERIEISHKSSSRAGYANGSLRAVAYLADKKTGQYDMYDVLNLR; the protein is encoded by the coding sequence ATGACCGCATCCACCACCCATTCCTCCACCCCTCAGCGCGTTGCTGTGGCGGGTGCCTCCGGCCGCATGGGCCATATGCTGATCGAAGCGATTCTGAACAGCAGCGACTGCGTGCTGGCTGCGGCACTGGACCGCGCCGACAGCCCTGCCATCGGCACCGATCCTTCTGCATTCCTGGGTAAGCCAAGCGGGTTGAAGATCGAAAGCGATGTGCGCGAAGCCCTGTCGAAGGCCGACTGCCTGATCGACTTCACGCGCCCCGAAGGCACGATGGAGCACCTGGCCGTTGCAGCCGATCTGGGCGTTGGCGTGGTCATCGGCACCACAGGCTTCTCGGATGAGCAAAAGACGCAGATCGCCGAGTTTGCCCAAAAGACTTCCATCGTTTTTGCCCCCAATATGAGCGTGGGCGTGAACGTGACCTTCAAGCTGCTGGAGATGGCGGCCAAGGCCTTGCAGCAAGGCGGCTACGACATCGAGATCGTCGAGGCTCACCATAAGCACAAGGTCGACGCACCTTCTGGAACGGCCCTGAAGATGGGCGAAGTGATTGCCGAAGCCCAGGGCACCAAGCTGGCCGACCGTGCCGTGTATGAGCGCTTCGGCCACACCGGAGAGCGCAAGGCCGACACCATTGGCTTTGCCACCGTGCGCGGCGGCGATATCGTGGGCGATCACACCGTGCTGTTTGCCGGTACCGGCGAGCGCATCGAGATCTCGCACAAGTCCAGCAGCCGTGCAGGCTATGCCAACGGCAGCCTGCGCGCCGTGGCCTATCTGGCCGACAAAAAGACTGGCCAGTACGATATGTACGATGTGCTGAATCTGCGCTGA
- a CDS encoding outer membrane protein assembly factor BamE, whose translation MHVQARSRAGLALTLAIAAALAGCNSIDGAAHRVANAVTPYKIDVVQGNFVSKEQVEALQPGMSRQQIRDILGTPLVTSVFHGDRWEYVFTINRPGVESQIRKLTVFFNGDAFARAEGDEMPSEADFVASLKGMKGTPKVPQLEASEAQLAKYPARNNTEAEQAAANLPPAATSYPSLESR comes from the coding sequence ATGCATGTTCAAGCCCGTAGCCGCGCAGGTCTGGCCCTGACGTTGGCAATCGCAGCGGCACTGGCCGGCTGCAATAGTATCGATGGCGCCGCGCACCGTGTTGCCAACGCCGTCACTCCTTACAAGATCGATGTGGTGCAGGGCAATTTCGTGTCCAAGGAACAGGTCGAGGCCTTGCAGCCCGGCATGAGCCGTCAGCAGATTCGCGACATCCTGGGCACACCGCTCGTGACCAGCGTGTTCCACGGCGATCGCTGGGAATACGTGTTCACCATCAATCGCCCTGGTGTGGAGTCGCAGATCCGCAAGCTCACCGTCTTCTTCAATGGCGACGCCTTTGCGCGCGCCGAAGGTGACGAGATGCCTTCCGAGGCCGATTTCGTGGCCAGCCTCAAAGGCATGAAGGGCACGCCCAAGGTTCCGCAGCTGGAAGCCAGCGAAGCCCAGCTGGCCAAATACCCCGCACGCAATAACACCGAAGCCGAGCAGGCTGCGGCCAATCTGCCGCCCGCCGCCACCAGCTATCCTTCGCTGGAATCGCGTTAA
- the fur gene encoding ferric iron uptake transcriptional regulator yields the protein MKNIDELKSTGLKATLPRLKILEIFQKGAQRHMTAEDVFRVLLDERSDIGLATVYRVLTQFEQAGILIRSNFESGKAVYELNEGQHHDHFVCTSCGKVEEFYDAEIEKRQNLIAKEKGWVIQDHSMALYGQCAECATRAAK from the coding sequence ATGAAAAATATTGATGAACTCAAAAGCACGGGCCTCAAAGCCACTTTGCCGCGTCTGAAAATCCTGGAAATCTTCCAGAAGGGAGCCCAGCGCCACATGACGGCGGAAGATGTTTTCCGCGTGCTGCTGGACGAGCGCTCGGACATCGGTCTGGCCACGGTTTACCGCGTGCTGACCCAGTTCGAGCAGGCCGGCATCCTGATCCGCAGCAACTTCGAAAGCGGCAAGGCCGTCTACGAGCTCAACGAAGGTCAGCACCACGACCACTTCGTCTGCACCAGCTGCGGCAAGGTTGAAGAGTTCTATGACGCCGAAATCGAAAAGCGCCAGAACCTGATCGCCAAGGAAAAGGGCTGGGTGATCCAGGATCACTCCATGGCGCTCTACGGTCAGTGCGCCGAATGCGCCACACGCGCCGCCAAGTAA
- a CDS encoding DUF1800 domain-containing protein: MRLLPFSPVQGLLCLAALALTACAPLPPSSGRPSAEVLQTLNSSALPDKPSALQSQQWLDRVTWGATDHDAARLQQQGLKRWLAAQLSPSTAPMPAEVQQHIDALGISQKPMTQIQREIADQRLAIRNSQDPEEAAKLRSELQRQLNQLGAEAQKRQIWRALYSPHQLQEQMTWFWMNHFNVSTRKGDVRMWVGDYEEQAIRPHALGKFRELLTASMRHPAMLLYLDNASNAAGRINENYARELLELHTMGVGSGYTQADVQAMAHVLTGVGFSTREADAPPPRLRPERQGDYLRHGFFEFNPNRHDYTPQVLLGRPLEKSGLAQVNEAVDRIVASPVTARFIARKLCVYFLGDKPPQAVVERTAQAFERSHGDIAATLAALLSDPQAQQFGQGFKDPVHYVLGATRLAYDQRVASDVSPVQNWLNQLGQPLYGHETPDGYPVTQSDWSSSGQMNARFEVARQIGSRGALLFRNSPQQPLEKPPYPDLDKRSSVQARVPALGAATRAALAQARNPADWNSFFLSAPEMMYR, from the coding sequence ATGCGGCTGCTACCGTTTTCACCTGTCCAGGGCCTGCTCTGTCTGGCCGCCCTCGCCTTGACCGCCTGTGCACCGCTGCCCCCCTCATCGGGCCGCCCCAGCGCCGAGGTACTGCAGACGCTGAACAGCAGCGCCCTGCCCGACAAGCCCAGCGCGCTGCAAAGCCAGCAATGGCTGGACCGGGTCACCTGGGGTGCCACCGACCATGATGCCGCCCGGCTGCAGCAGCAAGGCCTGAAGCGCTGGCTGGCCGCCCAGCTCAGCCCCTCCACCGCGCCCATGCCTGCCGAGGTGCAGCAGCACATCGACGCCCTGGGCATCAGCCAGAAGCCCATGACGCAGATCCAGCGCGAAATTGCCGACCAGCGCCTGGCCATTCGCAACAGCCAGGATCCCGAGGAGGCCGCCAAACTGCGCAGCGAGCTGCAGCGCCAGCTCAATCAGCTCGGTGCCGAAGCCCAGAAACGCCAGATCTGGCGCGCGCTTTACTCGCCCCACCAGCTGCAGGAGCAAATGACCTGGTTCTGGATGAATCACTTCAACGTCAGCACCCGCAAGGGCGATGTGCGCATGTGGGTGGGCGACTACGAGGAACAGGCCATTCGCCCCCATGCGCTGGGCAAATTCCGCGAGCTGCTGACGGCCAGCATGCGCCATCCGGCCATGCTGCTGTATCTGGACAATGCCAGCAATGCCGCCGGGCGCATCAATGAAAACTACGCTCGCGAACTGCTGGAGCTGCACACCATGGGCGTGGGCAGCGGCTACACCCAGGCCGATGTGCAGGCCATGGCCCATGTGCTGACCGGTGTGGGCTTCTCCACCCGGGAAGCCGATGCCCCGCCACCCAGGCTGCGCCCCGAACGCCAGGGCGACTATCTGCGCCATGGCTTCTTCGAATTCAACCCCAATCGCCACGACTACACGCCCCAGGTCTTGCTCGGCAGGCCGCTGGAAAAAAGCGGACTGGCCCAGGTCAACGAGGCGGTAGATCGCATCGTGGCCTCGCCCGTCACTGCGCGCTTCATAGCACGCAAGCTCTGCGTCTATTTTCTCGGCGACAAGCCGCCCCAGGCCGTGGTCGAGCGCACGGCCCAGGCTTTCGAACGCAGCCATGGCGATATTGCCGCCACGCTGGCGGCCCTGCTGAGCGACCCGCAGGCTCAGCAGTTCGGCCAGGGCTTCAAGGACCCGGTCCACTATGTGCTGGGCGCCACGCGCCTGGCCTATGACCAGCGCGTGGCCAGCGACGTGTCCCCGGTACAGAACTGGCTCAACCAGCTGGGCCAGCCGTTGTACGGCCACGAAACGCCCGACGGCTACCCCGTGACGCAATCGGACTGGTCCAGCTCCGGCCAGATGAATGCCCGCTTCGAGGTGGCAAGGCAGATTGGCAGCCGCGGCGCGCTGCTGTTCCGCAACAGCCCGCAGCAGCCACTGGAGAAACCGCCCTATCCCGACCTGGACAAGCGCAGCAGCGTCCAGGCTCGCGTGCCGGCATTGGGTGCCGCCACACGCGCCGCACTGGCCCAGGCCAGGAACCCGGCGGACTGGAACAGCTTTTTCCTCTCCGCCCCCGAAATGATGTACCGCTAA
- a CDS encoding DUF1501 domain-containing protein, which produces MQRRQFLSLGPALPLFCQLGQGLAAPLQSGSPRFLLVFLRGAYDSNSLLVPTHSDFYYQARPSIAIARPGSADGALALNPQWGLHPALQSSLLPLYEQGQACFVPFAGSNDLSRSHFETQDSIELGQPQEGGKSYQSGFLNRLTRVLQADSQSRLSLSPMAFTAQLPLCLRGSAQVANMALASVRKTAVDEQRSQIIASMYQGSALETPVREGFSVQRAVQRSMQEEMDQAGRNAISAKGFSLVAQRMAHLMREQFDLGFVDIGGWDTHVNQGAASGNLANRLGDLSQGLATFAEAMGAETWRHTVVAVISEFGRTFRENGNKGTDHGHGTAYWFLGGGLSAQAGGKVLGEQIEVTEKALFQNRDYPVLNEYRSLLGGLFARMYGLNAAQLQQIFPTSQPGRLQLV; this is translated from the coding sequence ATGCAAAGACGTCAATTTCTCAGCCTCGGCCCTGCCCTGCCGCTGTTCTGCCAGCTGGGCCAAGGTCTGGCCGCGCCCTTGCAAAGCGGCTCGCCCCGTTTTCTGCTGGTCTTCCTGCGCGGCGCCTACGACAGCAACAGCCTGCTGGTGCCAACCCATAGCGACTTCTACTATCAGGCCAGGCCCAGCATCGCCATAGCGCGCCCGGGATCGGCCGACGGGGCCCTGGCCCTGAACCCTCAATGGGGACTGCATCCCGCGCTGCAAAGCAGTCTGCTGCCGCTGTACGAACAGGGCCAGGCCTGTTTTGTGCCGTTCGCGGGCAGCAACGACCTCTCGCGCAGCCATTTCGAAACCCAGGACTCGATCGAGCTGGGCCAGCCCCAGGAAGGCGGGAAAAGCTATCAGAGCGGCTTTCTGAACCGGCTGACCCGTGTGCTGCAGGCCGACAGCCAGAGCCGGCTCAGCCTCAGCCCCATGGCCTTCACCGCCCAGCTGCCCCTATGCCTGCGCGGCAGCGCCCAGGTGGCGAACATGGCGCTGGCCTCCGTGCGCAAGACGGCCGTGGACGAGCAGCGCAGCCAGATCATTGCCTCCATGTACCAGGGCTCGGCACTGGAGACGCCGGTGCGCGAAGGCTTTTCGGTACAGCGTGCCGTGCAACGCAGCATGCAGGAGGAAATGGACCAGGCCGGGCGCAATGCCATCAGTGCCAAGGGCTTCAGCTTGGTCGCACAGCGCATGGCGCATCTGATGCGCGAGCAATTCGACCTGGGCTTTGTCGATATCGGAGGCTGGGACACCCATGTCAACCAGGGCGCCGCCAGCGGCAATCTGGCCAACCGGCTCGGCGACCTGAGCCAGGGCCTGGCGACTTTCGCCGAGGCCATGGGAGCCGAAACCTGGCGCCATACCGTGGTGGCAGTGATCAGCGAGTTCGGCCGCACCTTCCGCGAAAACGGCAACAAGGGCACGGACCACGGCCATGGCACGGCCTACTGGTTTCTCGGCGGCGGCCTGTCGGCCCAGGCTGGCGGCAAGGTGCTGGGCGAGCAGATCGAAGTCACCGAAAAAGCGCTGTTCCAGAACCGCGACTACCCCGTGCTCAACGAATACCGTTCCCTGCTTGGCGGCCTGTTTGCGCGCATGTACGGCTTGAACGCAGCGCAGCTGCAGCAGATCTTTCCGACGTCCCAGCCAGGCAGGCTACAGCTGGTCTAG